Proteins encoded together in one Thermophilibacter immobilis window:
- the yedF gene encoding sulfurtransferase-like selenium metabolism protein YedF, whose translation MAEKIEINAMGDACPIPVVKTMKALKALGGAGTVVTSVDNQTAVKNVTRMATGKGCAISTEQVGDKEWRLTITADKAVDVAEGEPESATCEVEPTGKFVVQVSSEVMGVGDDALGHKLMKSFFYALTQLDELPQTILLYNGGAHLTCEGSSCLDDIKGLADQGVEVLTCGTCLDHYGITDTLAVGEVTNMYVIAQKLSDASRVVRP comes from the coding sequence ATGGCAGAGAAGATCGAGATCAACGCAATGGGTGACGCGTGTCCCATCCCCGTGGTCAAGACGATGAAGGCACTCAAGGCCCTGGGTGGGGCCGGCACCGTGGTGACCAGCGTGGACAACCAGACGGCCGTCAAGAACGTGACCAGGATGGCCACGGGCAAGGGCTGCGCCATCTCGACCGAGCAGGTGGGCGACAAGGAGTGGCGCCTCACGATCACCGCGGACAAGGCCGTCGACGTCGCCGAGGGCGAGCCCGAGTCCGCGACGTGCGAGGTCGAGCCCACGGGCAAGTTCGTGGTGCAGGTCTCCTCCGAGGTCATGGGCGTGGGCGACGACGCCCTGGGGCACAAGCTCATGAAGAGCTTCTTCTATGCCCTCACGCAGCTCGACGAGCTCCCCCAGACGATACTGCTCTACAACGGCGGCGCGCACCTGACCTGCGAGGGCTCCTCCTGCCTCGATGACATCAAGGGCCTGGCCGACCAGGGCGTTGAGGTTCTCACCTGCGGCACCTGCCTCGACCACTACGGCATTACCGACACGCTGGCCGTGGGCGAGGTCACCAACATGTACGTGATCGCCCAGAAGCTCTCCGATGCGAGCCGCGTCGTGAGGCCGTAG
- the selD gene encoding selenide, water dikinase SelD, protein MSSKKVRLTQMTTASGUAAKLAPGALAQVLSDLPNVQSDNLLIGFDTADDACVYQVGDNLGLIETVDFFPPMVDDPYLFGQIAAANSLSDVYAMGGKPVLAMNLLCVPDCLPIEVAGQILKGGADKCVEAGCPVAGGHTIEDKEPKYGLCVSGLVPLDKVLANGGARSGDVLVLTKAIGTGVLTTAVKGELMSEAEAAYVWEAMRTLNEAPIRLAEGLDVHGCTDITGFGLAGHTCEMAEASGVTIELTASSVPLLDQAMDFAQMGIIPGGTYRNQDYFASRVAMDEGLPDAMPELLYDPQTAGGLLVSLPEDDARTLCGRLEAEGRLAVVIGRVEELGAHAVTVRP, encoded by the coding sequence ATGAGCTCCAAGAAGGTCCGTCTCACCCAGATGACCACCGCCTCCGGTTGAGCCGCCAAGCTGGCCCCCGGGGCCCTCGCTCAGGTTCTGAGCGACTTGCCTAACGTTCAGAGCGACAACCTCCTCATCGGCTTCGACACGGCCGACGACGCCTGCGTCTACCAGGTGGGGGACAACCTCGGCCTCATCGAGACCGTGGACTTCTTTCCGCCGATGGTGGACGACCCGTACCTCTTCGGGCAAATCGCGGCGGCCAACTCGCTCTCAGACGTCTACGCCATGGGCGGCAAGCCGGTTCTGGCCATGAACCTGCTGTGCGTCCCCGACTGCCTGCCCATCGAGGTCGCAGGGCAGATCCTTAAGGGCGGTGCCGACAAGTGCGTGGAGGCGGGCTGCCCGGTCGCCGGGGGCCACACCATCGAGGACAAGGAGCCCAAGTACGGTCTGTGCGTCTCGGGGCTGGTCCCGCTCGACAAGGTGCTCGCCAACGGCGGTGCCCGTTCGGGAGACGTGCTCGTGCTCACCAAGGCTATCGGCACGGGCGTGCTCACCACAGCGGTGAAGGGCGAGCTCATGTCGGAGGCGGAGGCCGCCTACGTCTGGGAGGCCATGCGCACGCTCAACGAGGCGCCCATCCGCCTCGCTGAGGGGCTTGACGTGCACGGGTGCACCGACATCACGGGCTTTGGCCTGGCGGGGCACACCTGCGAGATGGCCGAGGCCAGCGGCGTCACGATCGAGCTCACGGCGAGCTCCGTGCCGCTCCTGGACCAGGCCATGGACTTCGCGCAGATGGGCATCATCCCCGGAGGCACCTATCGCAACCAGGACTACTTCGCCTCGCGCGTGGCCATGGACGAGGGGCTCCCGGACGCCATGCCGGAGCTGCTCTACGACCCCCAAACCGCGGGCGGGCTGCTCGTGTCCTTGCCTGAGGATGACGCGCGCACGCTGTGCGGCCGCCTTGAAGCGGAGGGTCGCCTTGCCGTGGTCATAGGCCGTGTCGAGGAGCTCGGCGCGCATGCGGTGACGGTTCGTCCGTAG
- the grdA gene encoding glycine/sarcosine/betaine reductase complex selenoprotein A, with protein MAILAGKKVVIIGDRDGVPGPAIAACVESAGGEPVFSSTECFVUTAAGAMDLENQRRVKEFAEQYGPENVVVVVGAAEGEAAGLAAETVTNGDPTYAGPLTGVQLGLSVYHVCEPEIKAEFDPAVYDDQVSMMEMVLDVDDIVSEMTDIRDQYCKYNK; from the coding sequence ATGGCCATTCTAGCTGGTAAGAAGGTTGTCATTATTGGCGATCGCGATGGTGTGCCCGGTCCTGCGATTGCTGCGTGCGTCGAGAGTGCGGGTGGCGAGCCTGTGTTCTCCTCGACGGAGTGCTTCGTTTGAACGGCCGCCGGTGCAATGGATCTGGAGAACCAGAGGCGAGTTAAGGAGTTCGCCGAGCAGTACGGCCCCGAGAACGTAGTTGTTGTCGTGGGTGCTGCCGAAGGCGAAGCTGCCGGTCTCGCTGCTGAGACGGTCACTAATGGTGACCCGACGTACGCCGGTCCATTGACAGGGGTCCAGTTGGGACTCAGCGTGTATCACGTGTGCGAGCCTGAAATCAAGGCGGAGTTTGATCCTGCCGTCTACGACGATCAGGTAAGCATGATGGAGATGGTCCTGGATGTTGACGACATCGTTTCCGAGATGACGGACATTCGCGACCAGTATTGTAAGTACAACAAGTAG
- the grdC gene encoding glycine/sarcosine/betaine reductase complex component C subunit beta, with translation MRSVIKGAGYVLVHTPDMVIHNGTTQTTERIVNPDGEYLKELPSHLRSFEEALAYWPNQVYIGNKTPDELAEVAEPWYDKPCDVTGRYGRFGQMMPEDEFTLLLAACDVFELVELGADFIEATLPALKANPLIDETIVARIPKPCDAAQIKKFVDEEQAEALYFNDKMVGCVKRAHEIDVNLSAHVMLENLVAKASSVLALLTGVKNAGIEKGEVEYVIDCCEEACGDMNQRGGGNFAKAAAEVAGLMNATGSDARGFCAGPTHSLIEAAALVQSGAYKCVVVTAGGCTAKLGMNGKDHVKKGLPILEDMLGGFSVVVTQNDGVNPEINLDILGRHTVGTGSAPQAVIQSLVYDPLERAGLKVTDVDRFSPEMQNPDITKPAGAGDVPLANYKMIAALGVKRGELARTDIPTFVAERGIKGYAPTQGHIPSGVPSIGFARDRMLDGSMKRVMIVGKGSLFLGRLTNLFDGVSVMIQANEGVQEDKSAGVSEDEVRSMIASTMRDFAASLLASDADKE, from the coding sequence ATGAGGAGCGTCATCAAGGGAGCGGGTTACGTGCTTGTGCACACCCCCGACATGGTGATTCACAACGGCACGACCCAGACCACCGAGCGCATCGTCAATCCCGACGGTGAGTACCTCAAGGAGCTCCCGAGCCATCTGCGCTCCTTCGAGGAGGCGCTCGCGTACTGGCCCAACCAGGTCTACATTGGCAACAAGACGCCCGACGAGCTCGCCGAGGTCGCTGAGCCCTGGTACGACAAGCCCTGTGACGTGACCGGGCGCTACGGCCGCTTCGGCCAGATGATGCCCGAGGACGAGTTCACGCTGCTTCTCGCCGCGTGCGACGTCTTCGAGCTCGTCGAGCTCGGGGCGGACTTCATCGAGGCGACCCTGCCCGCCCTCAAGGCCAACCCCCTGATTGACGAGACCATCGTCGCACGCATCCCCAAGCCCTGTGACGCCGCGCAAATCAAGAAGTTCGTCGACGAGGAGCAGGCCGAGGCCCTCTACTTCAATGACAAGATGGTGGGCTGCGTCAAGCGCGCGCACGAGATCGACGTGAACCTCTCGGCCCACGTGATGCTCGAGAACCTCGTTGCCAAGGCGTCGAGCGTGCTCGCTCTACTCACCGGCGTGAAGAACGCCGGCATCGAGAAGGGCGAGGTCGAGTACGTCATCGACTGCTGCGAGGAGGCCTGCGGCGACATGAACCAGCGCGGCGGCGGCAACTTCGCCAAGGCCGCGGCCGAGGTCGCGGGACTCATGAACGCCACCGGCTCCGACGCGCGCGGCTTCTGCGCCGGCCCCACGCACTCGCTCATCGAGGCGGCCGCCCTCGTGCAGTCCGGCGCCTACAAGTGCGTCGTGGTCACCGCCGGCGGCTGCACCGCCAAGCTCGGCATGAACGGCAAGGACCACGTGAAGAAGGGCCTGCCCATCCTCGAGGACATGCTCGGCGGCTTCTCGGTGGTCGTCACCCAGAACGACGGCGTGAACCCCGAGATCAACCTCGACATCCTCGGTCGTCACACGGTGGGCACCGGATCGGCCCCGCAGGCCGTCATCCAGAGCCTCGTCTACGACCCGCTCGAGCGCGCCGGCCTCAAGGTCACCGACGTCGACCGGTTCTCTCCCGAGATGCAGAACCCCGACATCACCAAGCCCGCAGGCGCCGGTGACGTGCCCCTGGCCAACTACAAGATGATCGCGGCCCTGGGCGTCAAGCGCGGCGAGCTCGCCCGCACGGACATCCCGACGTTCGTTGCCGAGCGCGGCATCAAGGGCTACGCCCCCACGCAGGGCCACATTCCCTCCGGCGTGCCCTCCATCGGCTTTGCCCGTGATCGCATGCTCGACGGCTCCATGAAGCGCGTGATGATCGTGGGCAAGGGCTCCCTGTTCCTGGGGCGTCTCACCAACCTGTTCGACGGCGTCTCCGTGATGATCCAGGCCAACGAGGGCGTCCAGGAGGACAAGTCAGCCGGCGTGAGCGAGGACGAGGTGCGCTCCATGATCGCCTCGACCATGCGCGACTTCGCCGCGTCCCTGCTCGCCTCCGACGCGGACAAGGAGTAG
- the selA gene encoding L-seryl-tRNA(Sec) selenium transferase, with the protein MVSDVLRQIPKTDVVLALPEVAAACDRYTRAQVRGVVQAVLDDARESVLKRGRTDVPNLDEAGAEVLRRLRDQGVWSLRRVVNATGVVLHTNLGRAPLGDEVAAHVAEIARGYSNLEYDLEAGARGSRFTHVERLACELTGAEAAMVVNNNAGAVFLMLNTLCAGSEVAVSRGELVEIGGSFRVPEVMARSGTSLVEVGTTNKTHAFDYREVVGREQMSALLKVHTSNFRVTGFVEEVEPTELVSIAHEAGVYALYDIGSALPLPAEALGLTEGHTARSALRDGVDVACFSGDKLLGGAQAGILVGRRDLIERIKKNQLARILRIDKLSLAALEMTLAYCVDQRTALERIPTLGMLAMTRKECRQRATALARRLAGAAPGLSSEVLDTVDEAGGGSLPGVELPGAAVSVRVRGMEVSDLERALRAWRTPIICRVHEGAVLVSPRTLLAGDEDVLLEALVSTARAHAAGGEATHS; encoded by the coding sequence ATGGTAAGCGACGTGCTGCGTCAGATTCCCAAGACCGATGTCGTGCTGGCACTTCCCGAGGTCGCTGCTGCCTGCGATCGCTACACGCGCGCACAGGTGCGCGGCGTGGTCCAGGCCGTTCTCGATGACGCACGCGAGAGCGTTCTTAAACGTGGCCGCACAGATGTGCCCAACCTGGACGAGGCGGGCGCCGAGGTGCTGCGTCGCCTGCGCGACCAGGGGGTCTGGAGCCTGAGGCGCGTGGTGAACGCTACTGGCGTGGTGCTGCACACCAACCTCGGACGCGCCCCCCTGGGTGACGAGGTCGCCGCGCACGTGGCCGAGATCGCGCGCGGCTACTCTAACCTCGAGTACGACCTCGAGGCCGGAGCGCGCGGAAGCCGCTTCACGCATGTCGAGCGCCTTGCCTGCGAGCTCACGGGGGCCGAGGCCGCCATGGTGGTCAACAACAACGCCGGCGCGGTCTTTCTCATGCTCAACACCCTGTGCGCGGGCTCCGAGGTCGCCGTCTCGCGCGGGGAGCTCGTGGAGATCGGCGGATCGTTCAGGGTGCCCGAGGTCATGGCACGCAGCGGTACCTCGCTCGTCGAGGTGGGCACCACCAACAAGACGCACGCCTTCGACTATCGCGAAGTGGTGGGCCGCGAGCAGATGAGCGCCCTGCTCAAGGTGCACACCTCGAACTTTCGCGTCACGGGCTTCGTCGAGGAGGTCGAGCCCACTGAGCTCGTCTCCATTGCCCATGAGGCGGGCGTCTACGCCCTCTATGACATCGGCAGCGCCCTGCCCCTGCCCGCAGAGGCCCTGGGACTCACCGAGGGCCACACGGCGCGCTCCGCCCTCAGGGACGGCGTCGACGTGGCGTGCTTCTCGGGGGACAAGCTCCTCGGCGGCGCGCAGGCGGGCATCCTCGTGGGCCGCAGGGATCTCATCGAGCGCATCAAGAAGAACCAGCTCGCCCGCATCCTGCGCATCGACAAGCTCTCCCTCGCCGCGCTCGAGATGACGCTGGCCTACTGCGTGGATCAGCGTACCGCGCTCGAGCGCATCCCCACGCTTGGCATGCTCGCCATGACGCGTAAGGAGTGTCGCCAGCGCGCAACCGCGCTCGCGCGACGTCTGGCGGGTGCTGCGCCCGGGCTCTCCAGCGAGGTGCTCGACACCGTGGACGAGGCGGGTGGAGGCTCGCTTCCCGGCGTCGAGCTTCCCGGCGCGGCCGTGAGCGTGCGCGTGCGCGGCATGGAGGTGAGCGACCTCGAGCGGGCGCTGCGCGCGTGGAGGACCCCCATCATCTGCCGCGTGCACGAGGGCGCGGTGCTCGTGAGCCCGCGCACGCTGCTCGCTGGCGATGAGGACGTGCTCCTAGAGGCGCTCGTCTCCACGGCTCGAGCCCATGCGGCCGGGGGCGAGGCGACACACTCGTGA
- the trxB gene encoding thioredoxin-disulfide reductase → MAKIYDVIILGAGPAGLSAGLYSGRNRLDTLIIEKSQDGGQIAITNDIENYPGQELEGESGPSLVARMTQQAAKFGCERVSDTINSVELDGDVKTLTGSKATYQAKAVILATGAHPRSIGCKNEATYVGRGISFCATCDANFFEGLEVYVVGGGDAAVEEAMYLTKFAREVTVIHRRDELRAAKSIQEKAFKVKNLHFMWNSVVDEVGGDEILQWMVVRDTKTGELRRIEADEDDGLFGLFGFIGLLPSTTLLDGKVKTDERAYVITDDDMHTDVGGVFAAGDMRVKSLRQVVTAASDGAIAAMQAEKYLSR, encoded by the coding sequence GTGGCTAAGATTTACGACGTTATCATTCTGGGTGCCGGTCCCGCTGGCCTGTCTGCTGGCCTGTACTCCGGGCGAAACCGTCTTGACACGCTCATCATCGAGAAGAGCCAAGACGGCGGCCAGATTGCCATCACGAACGACATCGAGAACTATCCCGGTCAGGAGCTGGAGGGCGAGAGCGGTCCGTCCCTCGTCGCCCGCATGACGCAGCAGGCGGCCAAGTTCGGCTGCGAGCGCGTCAGCGACACCATCAACTCCGTCGAACTTGACGGAGACGTTAAGACGCTCACGGGCTCCAAGGCTACCTACCAGGCAAAGGCCGTGATTCTGGCCACGGGCGCCCACCCACGCTCGATCGGCTGCAAGAACGAGGCGACGTACGTGGGTCGTGGCATCTCGTTTTGTGCCACCTGCGACGCCAACTTCTTCGAAGGCCTTGAGGTCTACGTGGTGGGCGGCGGCGACGCTGCCGTCGAAGAGGCCATGTATCTCACCAAGTTCGCTCGCGAGGTCACCGTCATCCACCGGCGCGACGAGCTGCGCGCCGCCAAGTCCATCCAGGAGAAGGCCTTCAAGGTCAAGAACCTCCACTTCATGTGGAACTCCGTGGTGGACGAGGTCGGCGGCGACGAGATCCTCCAGTGGATGGTCGTTCGCGATACCAAGACCGGCGAGCTGCGCCGGATCGAGGCGGACGAAGATGACGGTCTCTTTGGTTTGTTCGGCTTTATCGGACTGCTCCCGTCCACGACCCTTCTGGACGGCAAGGTGAAGACGGACGAGCGTGCCTACGTCATCACCGATGACGATATGCACACCGACGTCGGCGGCGTGTTTGCTGCAGGCGACATGCGCGTCAAGAGCCTGCGCCAGGTGGTCACGGCGGCCTCCGACGGTGCCATAGCCGCTATGCAGGCCGAGAAGTACCTCTCACGGTAA
- the grdD gene encoding glycine/sarcosine/betaine reductase complex component C subunit alpha, which translates to MSNLQKTVAEAFQLMADGLESGKLVPAPRIALTGMGSEHGETNAIEAALAAQERGVHVVYIGSQEVEGLECVHVDDDEAGHAKMVELLDAHEIDGAVTMHFPFPIGVSTVGRVVTPARGREMLLATTTGTSSADLVEGMILNAVYGVIAAKASGMSDPSVGILNVNGARQCEMALKQLADGGYPLRFAESSRADGGCVLRGNDVLQATADVLVCDSLTGNVLTKMLSSCATGGSFEAVGSGYGPGIGRGYDKLVLIVSRASGAPVIANALVYAGDLVRNHVFDVVEQELAAADAAGLQDILTARREASKPAATAEEVSAPPKEPVPSGIPGIDVMDLEDAVKVLWREKVYAESGMGCTGPIVLTSEANHERSIELLRKAGYVA; encoded by the coding sequence ATGAGTAACCTTCAGAAGACCGTTGCCGAGGCCTTCCAGCTCATGGCGGACGGCCTCGAGAGCGGAAAGCTCGTCCCTGCGCCGCGCATCGCCCTCACGGGCATGGGCTCGGAGCACGGCGAGACCAACGCCATCGAGGCCGCGCTCGCGGCCCAGGAGCGTGGCGTGCACGTGGTCTACATCGGGAGCCAGGAGGTCGAGGGCCTCGAGTGCGTTCACGTGGACGACGACGAGGCGGGTCACGCCAAGATGGTCGAGCTTCTCGACGCACACGAGATCGACGGTGCCGTCACGATGCACTTCCCGTTCCCCATCGGCGTCTCCACCGTGGGGCGCGTGGTGACGCCCGCCCGCGGCCGCGAGATGCTCCTGGCCACCACGACCGGCACCTCGAGCGCTGACCTCGTGGAGGGCATGATCTTGAACGCCGTCTACGGCGTCATCGCCGCCAAGGCGTCCGGCATGTCCGACCCCAGCGTGGGCATCCTCAACGTCAACGGGGCACGTCAGTGCGAGATGGCGCTCAAGCAGCTCGCCGACGGCGGCTACCCTCTGCGCTTCGCCGAGTCGAGCCGCGCCGACGGCGGCTGCGTGCTGCGCGGAAACGACGTGCTGCAGGCCACGGCTGACGTCTTGGTCTGCGACTCGCTCACGGGCAACGTGCTCACCAAGATGCTCTCCAGCTGCGCCACCGGCGGGAGCTTCGAGGCCGTGGGCTCCGGTTACGGCCCCGGCATCGGGCGCGGCTACGACAAGCTCGTGCTTATCGTCTCGCGCGCCTCGGGTGCTCCCGTGATCGCCAACGCCCTCGTCTACGCGGGCGATCTCGTGCGCAACCACGTGTTCGACGTGGTCGAGCAGGAGCTCGCCGCCGCCGACGCTGCCGGGCTCCAGGACATCCTGACCGCCCGTCGCGAGGCCTCCAAGCCCGCAGCGACGGCCGAGGAGGTCAGCGCCCCGCCCAAGGAGCCGGTGCCCTCGGGCATCCCCGGCATCGACGTCATGGACCTCGAGGACGCGGTCAAGGTCCTCTGGCGCGAGAAGGTCTACGCCGAGAGCGGCATGGGCTGCACCGGTCCCATCGTCCTCACGTCCGAGGCCAACCACGAGCGCTCAATCGAACTTCTTCGTAAGGCCGGATACGTGGCGTAG
- the trxA gene encoding thioredoxin TrxA has product MSMLEVDKKTFEDEVLKADGKVLVDYYGDGCVPCAALMPHVHEFAETYGDKIKFCQLNTTKARRLAIGQKILGLPVIAIYENGEKVDECVKDDATPENVEAMIKRHYA; this is encoded by the coding sequence ATGTCCATGCTCGAAGTTGACAAGAAGACCTTTGAGGATGAGGTCCTCAAGGCAGATGGCAAGGTGCTCGTGGACTACTACGGCGACGGCTGCGTGCCCTGCGCCGCGCTGATGCCGCATGTGCACGAGTTCGCCGAGACCTACGGTGACAAGATTAAGTTCTGCCAGCTCAACACCACCAAGGCACGTCGTTTGGCCATTGGCCAGAAGATCTTGGGCCTGCCGGTCATCGCTATCTACGAGAACGGTGAGAAGGTCGACGAGTGCGTCAAGGATGACGCCACGCCCGAGAACGTCGAGGCCATGATCAAGCGTCACTACGCGTAG
- the selB gene encoding selenocysteine-specific translation elongation factor — protein sequence MRHVVIGTAGHVDHGKTWLTRALTGTDTDRLKEERERGITIDIGFAQLKLPDGRSAGIVDVPGHERLIKNMLAGATGIDIALLVVAADEGFMPQTVEHLEILQLLGVRHGIVVLTKVDLVEREWLEVVREDVAEHVAGTFLEGAPVVAVSAKTGEGIEELKELISRAVAKDEDSRVDLPARLPVDRVFTVRGHGTVVTGSLIDGRVKTGDTLMAYPQLKTVRVRELQNHDVTVDSVEAGMRVAMNLTGMERKELERGCTLAAPGTLAQGRCVSVRLQLTSDAPFLVRNTSQLHFYAGTQELVCRVRLLDADVLEAGESGFAQLTFEQPLAARNLDHFVVRFLSPMVTVGGGVVLDMGAHREKRRSEDVLSRLSVLAGPLEGRVRQLAEDAGCACPSQEDLVGASACSPVDLSATVDVLVRAGSLVHMGPGLVAPSALERTRSLAQKLVRKYHAERGLEEGMRLSELRERLASGLPGRPGPRAVEALVSWLGSSGTLETRGDCVALPGFQPSYAPEQERIAARVRKELAASGLEARSPDELAQAASCDARTLAGVLARLARDDEIVSLTPEAFVSRVACDEALGVFTDMFDDAETVTLGDFRTRVGVSRKYAQLLLDHFDHLRISKLVGDARVLLRREGS from the coding sequence GTGAGACACGTCGTCATAGGCACCGCAGGCCACGTGGATCATGGTAAGACCTGGCTCACGCGTGCCCTTACGGGCACGGATACCGACCGGCTCAAGGAGGAGCGCGAGCGCGGCATCACTATCGACATCGGCTTCGCGCAGCTCAAGCTTCCGGACGGCCGCAGCGCGGGCATCGTCGACGTGCCCGGCCACGAGCGGCTCATCAAGAACATGCTCGCCGGTGCCACCGGCATCGACATCGCCCTGCTCGTGGTGGCCGCCGACGAGGGCTTCATGCCCCAGACCGTCGAGCATCTGGAAATCCTGCAGCTTTTGGGGGTGCGCCACGGCATCGTGGTGCTCACTAAGGTCGACCTCGTCGAGAGGGAGTGGCTCGAGGTCGTGCGGGAGGACGTGGCCGAGCATGTGGCGGGGACCTTCCTCGAGGGGGCCCCGGTGGTGGCGGTCTCGGCTAAGACGGGGGAGGGCATCGAGGAGCTCAAGGAGCTCATCTCCCGCGCGGTGGCCAAAGACGAGGACAGTCGGGTGGACCTGCCCGCGCGACTGCCCGTGGACCGCGTCTTCACGGTGCGCGGCCACGGCACCGTGGTGACCGGCAGCCTCATCGACGGGCGGGTGAAGACCGGCGACACCCTCATGGCCTATCCGCAGCTCAAGACCGTGCGCGTGCGCGAGCTCCAGAACCACGACGTCACGGTCGACTCCGTGGAGGCGGGCATGCGCGTGGCCATGAACCTCACGGGCATGGAGCGCAAGGAGCTCGAGCGCGGCTGCACGCTCGCGGCCCCCGGCACGCTCGCGCAGGGGCGCTGCGTCAGCGTGCGGCTTCAACTCACCTCCGACGCCCCCTTCTTGGTGCGCAATACCTCCCAGCTGCACTTCTATGCGGGGACCCAGGAGCTCGTCTGTCGTGTGCGCCTGCTCGACGCCGACGTGCTCGAGGCGGGTGAGTCGGGCTTCGCCCAGCTCACGTTCGAGCAGCCGCTCGCGGCACGCAACCTCGACCACTTCGTGGTGCGCTTCCTCTCTCCCATGGTGACCGTGGGCGGCGGCGTGGTGCTGGACATGGGTGCCCACCGCGAGAAGCGCCGCAGCGAGGACGTGCTCTCGCGCCTCTCGGTGCTCGCCGGTCCGCTCGAGGGACGCGTGCGGCAGCTCGCAGAGGACGCCGGCTGTGCCTGCCCGTCGCAGGAGGACCTGGTGGGAGCCAGCGCATGCTCGCCCGTGGACCTCTCGGCGACGGTGGACGTGCTCGTGCGCGCCGGGAGCCTCGTTCACATGGGTCCGGGGCTGGTTGCCCCGAGCGCCCTCGAGCGCACGCGCTCCCTGGCCCAGAAACTCGTGAGGAAGTATCACGCGGAGCGCGGGCTCGAGGAGGGCATGCGCCTGTCCGAGCTGCGCGAGCGCCTTGCGAGCGGGCTTCCCGGGCGCCCCGGCCCTCGTGCGGTTGAGGCCCTCGTGAGCTGGCTTGGCTCGTCGGGCACCCTCGAGACGAGGGGGGACTGCGTGGCGCTTCCGGGCTTCCAGCCCTCTTACGCGCCTGAGCAGGAGCGCATTGCCGCTCGCGTGCGCAAGGAGCTCGCCGCGTCGGGCCTCGAGGCCCGCTCTCCCGACGAGCTCGCGCAGGCTGCGAGCTGCGACGCCCGCACGCTCGCCGGGGTGCTCGCCCGCCTTGCCCGCGATGACGAGATCGTCTCGCTCACGCCGGAGGCGTTCGTGAGCAGGGTTGCCTGCGACGAGGCGCTCGGCGTGTTCACGGATATGTTCGACGACGCCGAGACCGTGACGCTCGGGGACTTCCGCACGCGCGTCGGGGTCTCTCGCAAGTACGCCCAGCTGCTGCTCGATCACTTCGACCACCTGAGGATCTCCAAGCTCGTTGGAGACGCCCGCGTGCTGCTGAGAAGGGAGGGCTCATGA